The following are from one region of the Escherichia sp. E4742 genome:
- the lrhA gene encoding transcriptional regulator LrhA — protein MISANRPIINLDLDLLRTFVAVADLNTFAAAAAAVCRTQSAVSQQMQRLEQLVGKELFARHGRNKLLTEHGIQLLGYARKILRFNDEACSSLMFSNLQGVLTIGASDESADTILPFLLNRVSSVYPKLALDVRVKRNGYMADMLKSQEVDLMVTTNRPDTFKALNLRTSPTHWYCAAEYVLQKGEPIPLVLLDDPSPFRDMVLATLNKADIPWRLAYVASTLPAVRAAVKAGLGVTARPVEMMSPDLRVLSAVDGLPPLPDTEYLLCYDPSSGNELAQVIYQAMESYQNPWQFSTIGAHEGDDSLLIEGDYE, from the coding sequence ATGATAAGTGCAAATCGTCCGATAATTAACCTCGACCTCGATCTGCTGAGAACATTTGTTGCTGTTGCCGATCTGAACACTTTTGCTGCCGCAGCTGCCGCCGTGTGTCGTACTCAGTCCGCTGTTAGTCAGCAAATGCAACGTCTTGAACAACTCGTTGGGAAAGAACTGTTCGCTCGGCATGGTCGTAACAAACTGTTAACTGAACATGGCATTCAGCTTCTTGGCTATGCCAGGAAGATCCTGCGTTTTAATGATGAAGCTTGCTCATCATTGATGTTCAGTAATCTTCAGGGCGTGTTAACAATCGGCGCTTCAGATGAATCTGCTGATACGATCTTACCTTTCCTGCTTAATCGCGTGAGTTCGGTTTATCCGAAACTTGCGCTAGATGTCCGCGTTAAGCGTAATGGTTATATGGCAGATATGCTGAAGTCCCAGGAAGTGGATTTAATGGTTACCACAAATCGCCCTGATACCTTTAAGGCGTTGAACCTGAGAACTTCTCCAACGCACTGGTATTGCGCTGCGGAATACGTATTGCAAAAAGGCGAGCCGATCCCTCTCGTGTTGCTGGATGATCCTAGTCCGTTCCGCGATATGGTTCTGGCAACACTCAATAAAGCGGATATTCCATGGCGTCTGGCTTATGTCGCCTCCACGTTGCCGGCGGTTCGTGCTGCCGTGAAAGCGGGATTGGGTGTAACGGCAAGGCCGGTTGAGATGATGAGTCCGGACCTGCGCGTCTTGAGTGCTGTGGACGGTTTACCACCACTGCCAGATACCGAATATTTGCTCTGCTATGATCCGTCCAGCGGTAATGAACTGGCCCAGGTGATATACCAGGCAATGGAGAGTTATCAGAATCCATGGCAGTTCAGCACGATAGGTGCCCATGAAGGGGATGATTCTCTGTTAATTGAAGGCGATTACGAATAA
- the alaA gene encoding alanine transaminase AlaA has product MSPIEKSSKLENVCYDIRGPVLKEAKRLEEEGNKVLKLNIGNPAPFGFDAPDEILVDVIRNLPTAQGYCDSKGLYSARKAIMQHYQARGMRDVTVEDIYIGNGVSELIVQAMQALLNSGDEMLVPAPDYPLWTAAVSLSSGKAVHYLCDESSDWFPDLDDIRAKITPRTRGIVIINPNNPTGAVYSKELLMEIVEIARQHNLIIFADEIYDKILYDDAEHHSIAAMAPDLLTITFNGLSKTYRVAGFRQGWMVLNGPKKHAKGYIEGLEMLASMRLCANVPAQHAIQTALGGYQSISEFILPGGRLYEQRNRAWELINDIPGVSCVKPRGALYMFPKIDAKRFNIHDDQKMVLDFLLQEKVLLVQGTAFNWPWPDHFRIVTLPRVDDIELSLSKFARFLSGYHQL; this is encoded by the coding sequence ATGTCACCCATTGAAAAATCCAGCAAGTTAGAGAATGTCTGTTATGACATCCGTGGTCCGGTGCTGAAAGAAGCAAAACGCCTGGAAGAAGAAGGTAACAAGGTATTGAAACTGAACATCGGCAACCCAGCCCCGTTCGGTTTTGACGCTCCTGATGAGATCCTGGTTGACGTGATACGCAACCTCCCGACCGCTCAGGGCTATTGTGATTCAAAAGGCCTTTACTCTGCGCGTAAGGCCATCATGCAGCACTATCAGGCGCGAGGCATGCGTGATGTTACCGTGGAAGACATTTACATCGGCAATGGTGTATCGGAGCTTATCGTTCAGGCAATGCAGGCCTTGCTGAATAGCGGGGATGAAATGTTGGTTCCTGCACCTGATTACCCACTATGGACCGCGGCGGTTTCGCTCTCCAGCGGTAAAGCGGTGCACTACCTTTGTGACGAGTCCTCTGACTGGTTCCCGGACCTTGATGATATTCGCGCTAAAATTACGCCTCGTACGCGCGGTATCGTTATTATCAACCCGAACAACCCTACCGGCGCGGTTTATTCCAAAGAGCTTTTAATGGAAATTGTGGAGATTGCGCGTCAGCATAATCTCATTATCTTCGCCGATGAAATTTACGACAAAATTCTCTACGACGACGCCGAGCATCACTCGATTGCGGCGATGGCGCCTGACCTGCTGACCATTACCTTTAACGGTCTGTCGAAAACGTATCGTGTGGCAGGCTTCCGTCAGGGCTGGATGGTGCTGAACGGGCCGAAAAAACACGCCAAAGGCTACATCGAAGGTCTGGAAATGCTAGCCTCAATGCGACTTTGCGCCAACGTTCCCGCACAACACGCGATTCAGACCGCATTGGGCGGCTATCAGAGTATCAGTGAATTTATCTTACCAGGCGGGCGTCTTTACGAGCAGCGTAATCGCGCATGGGAATTGATTAACGACATTCCAGGCGTTTCCTGCGTGAAGCCACGCGGCGCGCTGTACATGTTCCCAAAAATCGACGCCAAACGTTTTAATATTCACGACGACCAGAAGATGGTGCTGGACTTCCTGTTACAGGAAAAAGTTCTGCTGGTTCAGGGGACGGCTTTTAATTGGCCGTGGCCGGATCACTTCCGCATAGTTACGCTGCCGCGCGTTGATGATATCGAACTGTCATTAAGTAAATTCGCTCGTTTCCTTTCTGGCTATCATCAGCTGTAA
- the yfbR gene encoding 5'-deoxynucleotidase, giving the protein MKQSHFFAHLSRLKLINRWPLMRNVRTENVSEHSLQVAMVAHALAAIKNRKFGGNVNAERIALLAMYHDASEVLTGDLPTPVKYFNSQIAQEYKAIEKIAQQKLVDMVPEELRDIFAPLIDENAYSDEEKSLVKQADALCAYLKCLEELAAGNNEFLLAKTRLEATLEARRSQEMDYFIEVFVPSFQLSLDEISQDSPL; this is encoded by the coding sequence ATGAAGCAGAGCCATTTTTTTGCCCATCTATCCCGTCTGAAACTCATTAACCGCTGGCCGTTAATGCGCAATGTACGGACAGAAAATGTGTCTGAGCACAGTTTGCAGGTGGCGATGGTCGCCCATGCGCTGGCTGCCATTAAAAACCGTAAGTTTGGCGGAAATGTCAACGCTGAACGCATCGCTCTGCTGGCGATGTACCACGATGCCTCTGAAGTGCTCACCGGCGATCTCCCTACCCCAGTGAAATATTTCAACTCGCAAATCGCTCAGGAATACAAAGCCATTGAAAAAATCGCCCAACAAAAGCTGGTCGATATGGTTCCGGAGGAGTTGCGGGATATTTTCGCGCCATTAATCGATGAAAATGCGTATAGCGATGAAGAAAAGTCGCTGGTGAAACAGGCTGATGCACTTTGTGCCTATCTGAAATGTCTGGAAGAGCTCGCAGCCGGAAATAATGAATTTTTGCTGGCAAAAACGCGGCTGGAAGCGACACTTGAAGCGCGCCGTAGCCAGGAGATGGACTACTTCATTGAGGTCTTTGTTCCCAGCTTCCAACTATCGCTCGATGAAATTAGCCAGGATTCGCCGCTGTAA
- a CDS encoding SLC13 family permease, translating to MNGELIWVLSLLAVAIVLFATGRVRMDAVALFVIVAFALSGTLTVPEVFSGFSDPNVVLIAALFIIGDGLVRTGVAAVMGTWLVKVAGKSEIKMLVLLMLTVAGLGAFMSSTGVVAIFIPVVLSVAMRMQTSPSRLMMPLSFAGLISGMMTLVATPPNLVINSELLREGYHGFSFFSVTPIGLVVLVLGILYMLVMRFMLKGDTQTPQREGWTRRTFRDLIREYRLTGRARRLAIRPGSPMIGQRLDDLKLRERYGANVIGVERWRRFRRVIVNVNGVSEFRARDVLLIDMSAADVDLRQFCSEQLLEPMVLRGEYFSDQALDVGMAEISLIPESELIGKSVREIGFRTRYGLNVVGLKRNGLALEGSLADEPLLLGDIILVVGNWKLIGMLAKQGRDFVALNLPEEVSEASPAHSQAPHAIFCLVLMVALMLTDEIPNPIAAIIACLLMGKFRCIDAESAYKSIHWPSIILIVGMMPFAVALQKTGGVALAVKGLMDIGGGYGPHMMLGCLFVLSAVIGLFISNTATAVLMAPIALAAAKTMGVSPYPFAMVVAMAASAAFMTPVSSPVNTLVLGPGNYSFSDFVKLGVPFTVIVMAVCVVMIPMLFPF from the coding sequence GTGAACGGTGAATTGATCTGGGTTCTTTCATTACTGGCGGTTGCCATCGTCTTGTTTGCGACGGGCAGAGTGCGTATGGATGCGGTCGCTTTGTTTGTCATTGTTGCGTTTGCATTAAGCGGTACGCTGACCGTTCCTGAAGTGTTTTCCGGCTTTTCCGATCCTAACGTGGTACTGATCGCCGCCTTGTTTATTATTGGCGATGGTTTAGTCCGCACGGGTGTCGCCGCCGTAATGGGGACATGGCTGGTTAAAGTGGCAGGCAAAAGTGAAATCAAAATGTTGGTTTTGTTGATGCTGACCGTTGCGGGCCTTGGCGCGTTTATGAGTTCAACGGGCGTCGTCGCTATCTTTATCCCTGTGGTGTTAAGCGTCGCTATGCGCATGCAAACGTCGCCGTCGCGCCTGATGATGCCGTTGAGTTTTGCCGGGCTTATCAGCGGCATGATGACGCTGGTGGCAACGCCACCTAACCTGGTGATTAATAGTGAATTGCTGCGTGAAGGCTATCATGGTTTTAGTTTCTTTAGCGTAACCCCCATCGGTCTGGTCGTACTGGTGCTGGGCATCTTGTATATGTTAGTGATGCGTTTCATGCTGAAAGGGGATACCCAGACCCCGCAGCGCGAAGGCTGGACGCGTCGTACCTTTCGCGATCTTATCCGTGAATACCGACTTACCGGGCGCGCGCGTCGCCTGGCCATTCGTCCCGGTTCGCCGATGATTGGCCAGCGACTGGACGATCTCAAATTACGTGAACGTTATGGCGCTAACGTCATCGGTGTTGAACGCTGGCGGCGTTTTCGTCGCGTTATTGTGAACGTGAACGGGGTTTCTGAATTCCGGGCGCGTGACGTTTTGCTTATTGATATGTCCGCAGCTGATGTCGATCTCCGACAATTTTGCAGTGAACAATTGCTGGAGCCGATGGTGCTGCGCGGTGAGTATTTTTCCGATCAAGCCCTTGATGTCGGCATGGCGGAGATTTCATTAATTCCTGAGTCTGAGTTGATTGGTAAATCGGTGCGCGAAATTGGCTTTCGTACGCGCTACGGACTGAATGTGGTGGGCCTGAAACGCAACGGCCTGGCGCTGGAAGGTTCGCTGGCGGATGAGCCTCTGCTGCTGGGCGATATCATTCTGGTCGTCGGTAACTGGAAGCTTATCGGTATGTTGGCAAAACAGGGCCGCGACTTCGTGGCGCTGAACTTACCGGAAGAGGTGAGTGAAGCATCGCCTGCGCACAGTCAGGCACCCCATGCCATTTTCTGTCTGGTGTTGATGGTGGCTTTAATGCTGACTGATGAAATCCCTAATCCCATCGCGGCCATCATTGCCTGCCTGCTGATGGGGAAATTCCGCTGTATCGATGCTGAAAGCGCCTATAAATCCATTCACTGGCCGAGCATTATTTTGATCGTTGGGATGATGCCGTTCGCGGTGGCGCTACAGAAAACAGGCGGTGTCGCGCTGGCGGTGAAAGGGTTAATGGACATCGGCGGCGGTTACGGGCCACATATGATGCTTGGCTGTTTGTTTGTCTTGTCGGCAGTGATTGGTTTGTTTATTTCGAATACGGCAACGGCTGTGCTGATGGCGCCGATTGCGCTGGCGGCGGCTAAAACAATGGGCGTCTCGCCGTATCCATTTGCCATGGTGGTTGCGATGGCAGCATCCGCCGCCTTTATGACGCCAGTTTCCTCACCGGTTAACACGTTGGTTTTAGGGCCGGGAAATTACAGCTTTAGTGATTTTGTGAAGCTGGGAGTACCGTTCACCGTTATTGTGATGGCGGTTTGCGTGGTGATGATTCCGATGCTGTTTCCGTTTTGA
- the hxpA gene encoding hexitol phosphatase HxpA, whose protein sequence is MRCKGFLFDLDGTLVDSLPAVERAWSNWARRHGLAPEDVLAFIHGKQAITSLRHFMMGKSETEIAAEFTRLEQIEATETEGITALPGAIALLNHLNKAGIPWAIVTSGSMPVARARHKVAGLPAPEVFVTAERVKRGKPEPDAYLLGAQLLGLAPQECVVVEDAPAGVLSGLAAGCHVIAVNAPADTPRLNEVDLVLHSLEQITVIKQPNGDVIIA, encoded by the coding sequence GTGCGGTGTAAAGGTTTTCTGTTTGATCTGGATGGAACGCTGGTGGATTCGCTGCCCGCGGTAGAGCGGGCGTGGAGCAACTGGGCCAGACGTCATGGGCTAGCACCGGAAGATGTGCTGGCGTTTATTCATGGTAAACAGGCGATTACGTCTCTGCGCCATTTCATGATGGGCAAATCGGAGACGGAAATTGCCGCCGAGTTTACCCGTCTGGAACAAATCGAGGCTACGGAAACCGAAGGTATTACCGCACTCCCAGGGGCGATAGCTTTACTCAATCATTTGAATAAAGCGGGGATTCCGTGGGCCATTGTCACTTCTGGTTCCATGCCTGTTGCGCGAGCCCGCCACAAAGTCGCCGGACTTCCCGCGCCGGAAGTGTTTGTCACCGCAGAGCGGGTTAAACGTGGAAAACCAGAGCCGGATGCATATCTGTTAGGTGCACAACTGCTGGGCCTTGCGCCGCAGGAATGTGTGGTGGTGGAGGATGCTCCCGCTGGCGTGCTTTCAGGCCTGGCTGCGGGGTGTCATGTCATTGCGGTTAACGCACCGGCTGATACCCCGCGTCTGAATGAGGTAGATTTGGTCCTCCATAGTCTGGAACAAATTACTGTGATCAAACAGCCAAATGGTGACGTTATTATTGCGTGA
- a CDS encoding YfbU family protein, with product MEMTNAQRLILSNQYKMMTMLDPANAERYRRLQTIIERGYGLQMRELDREFGELKEETCRTIIDIMEMYHALHVSWSNLQDQQSIDERRVTFLGFDAATEARYLGYVRFMVNVEGRYTHFDAGTHGFNAQTPMWEKYLRMLNVWHACPRQYHLSANEINQIINA from the coding sequence ATGGAAATGACCAACGCGCAACGTCTTATTTTGTCTAACCAGTACAAAATGATGACTATGCTCGATCCGGCAAATGCTGAACGTTACCGTCGCCTGCAAACAATCATTGAGCGTGGTTATGGTTTACAAATGCGCGAACTGGATCGCGAGTTTGGCGAGCTGAAAGAAGAAACCTGCCGCACTATCATCGACATTATGGAGATGTATCACGCGCTGCATGTTTCCTGGTCTAATTTACAGGACCAGCAATCCATCGATGAACGTCGTGTCACCTTCCTCGGCTTTGACGCTGCCACCGAAGCACGTTATCTCGGTTATGTCCGCTTTATGGTTAACGTTGAAGGGCGTTACACCCATTTTGATGCCGGAACTCACGGCTTTAATGCCCAGACGCCAATGTGGGAGAAATATCTGCGCATGTTGAATGTCTGGCATGCCTGCCCGCGTCAGTATCACCTGAGCGCTAACGAAATTAACCAAATCATCAACGCCTGA
- the yfbV gene encoding terminus macrodomain insulation protein YfbV yields the protein MSTPDNRSVNFFSLFRRGQHYSKTWPLEKRLAPVFVENRVIKMTRYAIRFMPPIAVFTLCWQIALGGQLGPAVATALFALSLPMQGLWWLGKRSVTPLPPAILNWFYEVRGKLQESGQVLAPVEGKPDYQALADTLKRAFKQLDKTFLDDL from the coding sequence ATGTCAACGCCGGATAATCGTTCTGTTAATTTTTTTAGCTTGTTTCGCCGGGGACAGCATTACTCAAAGACGTGGCCGCTGGAAAAACGCCTTGCCCCGGTCTTTGTTGAGAATCGAGTCATTAAGATGACGCGCTATGCGATCCGCTTTATGCCGCCGATCGCCGTGTTTACTCTCTGCTGGCAGATTGCGCTGGGCGGTCAGCTTGGTCCGGCAGTCGCCACGGCGTTGTTCGCCCTAAGCTTACCCATGCAGGGACTGTGGTGGCTGGGCAAGCGTTCTGTAACGCCATTACCACCTGCAATCCTCAACTGGTTTTATGAAGTTCGCGGTAAATTGCAGGAGTCTGGACAGGTGCTGGCACCTGTTGAAGGCAAGCCTGATTACCAGGCATTAGCTGACACGCTTAAGCGCGCCTTCAAACAACTGGATAAAACTTTCCTTGATGATTTGTAA
- the ackA gene encoding acetate kinase, with protein MSSKLVLVLNCGSSSLKFAIIDAANGEEYLSGLAECFHLPEARIKWKMDGNKQEAALGAGAAHSEALNFIVNTILAQKPELSAQLTAIGHRIVHGGEKYTSSVVIDESVIQGIKDAASFAPLHNPAHLIGIEEALKSFPQLKDKNVAVFDTAFHQTMPEESYLYALPYNLYKEHGIRRYGAHGTSHFYVTQEAAKMLNKPVEELNIITCHLGNGGSVSAIRNGKCVDTSMGLTPLEGLVMGTRSGDIDPAIIFHLHDTLGMSVDAINKLLTKESGLLGLTEVTSDCRYVEDNYATKEDAKRAMDVYCHRLAKYIGAYTALMDGRLDAVVFTGGIGENAAMVRELSLGKLGVLGFEVDRERNLAARFGKSGFINKEGTRPAVVIPTNEELVIAQDASRLTA; from the coding sequence ATGTCGAGTAAGTTAGTACTGGTTCTGAACTGCGGTAGTTCTTCACTGAAATTTGCAATCATCGATGCAGCGAATGGTGAAGAGTACCTTTCTGGTTTAGCCGAATGTTTCCACCTGCCCGAAGCACGTATCAAATGGAAAATGGACGGCAATAAACAAGAAGCGGCTTTAGGTGCAGGCGCCGCTCACAGCGAAGCGCTCAACTTTATCGTTAATACTATTCTGGCACAAAAACCAGAACTGTCTGCGCAGCTGACCGCTATCGGTCACCGTATCGTACACGGCGGTGAGAAGTATACCAGCTCCGTAGTGATCGACGAGTCTGTTATTCAGGGTATCAAAGATGCAGCTTCTTTTGCACCGCTGCACAACCCGGCTCACCTGATCGGTATCGAAGAAGCACTGAAATCTTTCCCGCAGTTGAAAGATAAAAACGTTGCGGTATTCGACACTGCGTTCCACCAGACTATGCCGGAAGAGTCTTACCTCTACGCCCTGCCGTACAACCTGTACAAAGAGCACGGCATCCGTCGTTATGGCGCGCACGGCACCAGCCACTTCTATGTAACTCAGGAAGCGGCAAAAATGCTGAACAAACCGGTAGAAGAACTGAACATCATCACCTGCCACCTGGGCAACGGTGGTTCCGTTTCTGCTATCCGTAACGGCAAATGCGTTGATACCTCTATGGGTCTGACTCCGCTGGAAGGCCTGGTAATGGGTACTCGTTCTGGTGACATCGATCCGGCGATCATTTTCCACCTGCACGACACCCTCGGCATGAGCGTTGATGCAATCAACAAACTGCTGACCAAAGAGTCTGGCCTGCTGGGTCTGACCGAAGTGACCAGCGACTGCCGCTATGTTGAAGATAACTACGCGACGAAAGAAGACGCGAAGCGCGCAATGGACGTTTACTGCCACCGCCTGGCGAAATACATCGGTGCATACACCGCGCTGATGGATGGTCGTCTGGACGCTGTTGTATTCACCGGTGGTATCGGTGAAAACGCTGCGATGGTTCGTGAACTGTCTCTGGGCAAACTGGGCGTGCTGGGCTTTGAAGTTGATCGCGAACGCAACCTGGCTGCACGTTTCGGCAAATCTGGTTTCATCAACAAAGAAGGTACCCGTCCTGCGGTGGTTATCCCAACCAACGAAGAACTGGTCATCGCGCAAGACGCGAGCCGCCTGACTGCCTGA
- the pta gene encoding phosphate acetyltransferase, whose protein sequence is MSRIIMLIPTGTSVGLTSVSLGVIRAMERKGVRLSVFKPIAQPRTGGDAPDQTTTIVRASSSTTTAAEPLKMSYVEGLLSSNKKDVLMEEIVANYHANTKDAEVVLVEGLVPTRKHQFAQSLNYEIAKTLNAEIVFVMSQGTDTPEQLKERIELTRNSFGGAKNTNITGVIVNKLNAPVDEQGRTRPDLSEIFDDSSKAKINNVDPAKLQESSPLPVLGAVPWSFDLIATRAIDMARHLNATIINEGDINTRRVKSVTFCARSIPHMLEHFRAGSLLVTSADRPDVLVAACLAAMNGVEIGALLLTGGYEMDARISKLCERAFATGLPVFMVNTNTWQTSLSLQSFNLEVPVDDHERIEKVQEYVANYINADWIDSLTATSERSRRLSPPAFRYQLTELARKAGKRIVLPEGDEPRTVKAAAICAERGIATCVLLGNPAEINRVAASQGVELGAGIEIVDPEVVREKYVARLVELRKNKGMTETVAREQLEDNVVLGTLMLEQDEVDGLVSGAVHTTANTIRPPLQLIKTAPGSSLVSSVFFMLLPEQVYVYGDCAINPDPTAEQLAEIAIQSADSAAAFGIEPRVAMLSYSTGTSGAGSDVEKVREATRLAQEKRPDLMIDGPLQYDAAVMADVAKSKAPNSPVAGRATVFIFPDLNTGNTTYKAVQRSADLISIGPMLQGMRKPVNDLSRGALVDDIVYTIALTAIQSAQQQ, encoded by the coding sequence GTGTCCCGTATTATTATGCTGATCCCTACCGGAACCAGCGTCGGTCTGACCAGCGTCAGCCTCGGCGTGATCCGTGCAATGGAACGCAAAGGCGTTCGTCTGAGCGTTTTCAAACCTATTGCTCAGCCGCGTACCGGTGGCGATGCGCCCGATCAGACAACGACTATCGTGCGTGCGAGCTCTTCCACCACGACAGCCGCCGAACCGCTGAAAATGAGCTACGTTGAAGGTCTGCTTTCCAGCAATAAAAAAGATGTGCTGATGGAAGAGATCGTCGCGAACTACCACGCTAACACCAAAGACGCTGAAGTGGTTCTGGTTGAAGGTCTGGTACCGACACGTAAACACCAGTTTGCCCAGTCTCTGAACTACGAAATCGCCAAAACGCTGAACGCGGAAATCGTCTTCGTTATGTCTCAGGGCACCGACACCCCGGAACAGCTGAAAGAGCGTATCGAACTGACTCGCAACAGCTTCGGTGGTGCAAAAAACACCAACATCACTGGCGTTATCGTTAACAAACTGAACGCACCGGTTGATGAACAGGGTCGTACTCGCCCGGATCTGTCCGAGATTTTCGACGACTCTTCCAAAGCTAAAATCAACAATGTTGATCCGGCGAAGCTGCAAGAATCCAGCCCGCTGCCGGTTCTCGGCGCTGTGCCGTGGAGCTTTGATCTGATCGCGACTCGTGCTATCGATATGGCACGCCACCTGAACGCTACCATCATCAACGAAGGCGACATCAACACTCGCCGCGTGAAATCTGTAACTTTCTGTGCACGCAGCATTCCACACATGCTGGAGCACTTCCGTGCAGGTTCTCTGCTGGTAACTTCCGCAGACCGTCCTGACGTACTGGTTGCCGCTTGCCTTGCTGCCATGAACGGCGTAGAAATCGGCGCCCTGCTGCTGACTGGCGGCTACGAAATGGACGCGCGCATTTCTAAACTGTGCGAACGCGCTTTCGCTACCGGCCTGCCGGTATTCATGGTAAACACCAACACCTGGCAGACTTCTCTGAGCCTGCAGAGCTTCAACCTGGAAGTTCCGGTTGACGATCACGAGCGCATCGAGAAAGTTCAGGAATACGTTGCTAACTATATCAACGCTGACTGGATTGACTCTCTGACTGCCACTTCCGAGCGCAGCCGCCGTCTGTCTCCGCCTGCGTTCCGTTATCAGCTGACCGAACTGGCGCGCAAAGCGGGCAAACGTATCGTTCTGCCGGAAGGCGACGAACCGCGTACCGTTAAAGCAGCCGCCATCTGTGCTGAACGTGGTATCGCAACTTGCGTACTGTTGGGTAACCCGGCAGAGATCAACCGAGTTGCAGCGTCTCAAGGCGTAGAACTGGGCGCAGGCATTGAAATCGTTGATCCAGAAGTGGTTCGCGAAAAATATGTTGCTCGTCTGGTCGAACTGCGTAAGAACAAAGGCATGACCGAAACTGTTGCCCGCGAACAGCTGGAAGACAACGTGGTTCTCGGTACCCTGATGCTGGAACAGGATGAAGTTGATGGTCTGGTTTCCGGTGCTGTTCACACCACCGCAAACACCATCCGTCCGCCGCTGCAGCTGATCAAAACTGCACCGGGTAGCTCTCTGGTATCTTCCGTGTTCTTCATGCTGCTGCCGGAACAGGTTTACGTTTACGGTGACTGTGCGATCAACCCGGATCCGACCGCAGAACAGCTGGCTGAAATCGCCATCCAGTCCGCGGATTCCGCCGCAGCCTTCGGTATCGAACCGCGTGTGGCTATGCTCTCCTACTCCACCGGTACTTCTGGTGCAGGTAGCGACGTAGAGAAAGTTCGCGAAGCAACTCGTCTGGCGCAGGAAAAACGCCCTGACCTGATGATCGACGGCCCGCTGCAGTACGACGCTGCGGTAATGGCTGACGTTGCGAAATCTAAAGCGCCGAACTCTCCGGTTGCAGGTCGCGCTACCGTGTTCATCTTCCCGGATCTGAACACCGGTAACACCACCTACAAAGCGGTACAGCGTTCTGCCGACCTGATCTCCATCGGGCCGATGCTGCAGGGTATGCGCAAGCCGGTTAACGACCTGTCCCGTGGCGCACTGGTTGACGATATCGTCTACACCATCGCGCTGACTGCGATTCAGTCTGCACAGCAGCAGTAA